Sequence from the Phragmites australis chromosome 6, lpPhrAust1.1, whole genome shotgun sequence genome:
accagtgcttggacaAGAACTTGGTGGCTTACTTACTagaggtacgaaagctcgagcaaaagttcgaagggctagatgTGACGcatatcagaaggagtgataactctggtgcggatgaacttgctagactcacttcttctcgagcaccggtacccatagggatattcattgagaaactccttaaaccatctgtcctgACAGTTCAGCAAATGGATGCTGGCCAACtcgaccagcagtctggtcaggtcagcgaggcagGACCCGCAGACACGGAtgttgcactactcgaacgcaacccgacttggatgactccgtaccaagcctatctcgagggtcgaaACATCCCTGGtgatgatgcgtctgcagagaaaatttcTCGTAAATCTAAGCTCTACGTCTTAGTAGAcgacaagctctaccgaaaggtgagtaatggaatcttgatgaagtgtatcactcaggaagagggcaataaaatatttcttAATATCCACGAGGaacgtgtggtaatcatgcgtcttcttgTACCTTGGTCAGAAAAATTTtccgccagggattctattggccaactgccctccaggatgcttctgagctgatcaaaaagtgcgaaagctgccaatttttcagaaggcagaccactcgaccagcccacgCTCTGCAagcaattcctctttcttggcttTCTCCATCTGGGGATTGGATATGCTaggaccattcccaagggcccaaggtggttacaagttcctatttgtgccTATCGACACGTTcgccaagtggatagaggccgaacctgtaggaaaaataaccgcaaAAGTAGCCAAAAAATTCATGAGGAGTATAATTACTCTATCCGGcattccgcatcggataattatagataatggtATCCAGTTCCGAAGCGGAACCTTCATTGCGTTCTGCGAAGAATTCGGTATTAAGACTTGTTTCGCCTCGGTAGCTCACCCGcaaagtaatggtcaagttgagcatGCCAAtagtatagtcttgcagggtatcaaaagttgggtcttcgacaggctaaaagcctactcaaaatgctaggtaaaagagcttccctcgaTACTATAGGCCGTTCGTACatcgactaatagggccaccggtgaaactccgttcttcttggtttatggagcggaagcggtgctcctgactgagttgcagttcggatcacctcgagtggaaagttactctgaagaagggcaggagcacctacgagcggatgacataatttacttgaggagtaccaagatcaagcatctattcgagcggctaagtatcaacagGCGTTgtgtagatatcaaagccaggaAATTCAACCCAGACAACTAGGCTGCTGGGGACCTCATCCTAcggaaggtgcagaaacaggcccaacaccacaagttatcgcctaagtgggaaggaccttacatagtagtcgaggtcactcgacctgggtcggtacaactatctactccaaacggcgagatactcgagcactcgtggaacattgatcaactccgaaagttttattcatagaaaaggtaggttacaggtaagtcaattacattctATTCGGTtggctactcgattacatagttttttctttttcactataatccgtgtggctagtgcaaaattgacaAAAAGGGTCAGcttagatcttgcaaaaaaaccTCCAAgagtttggaagcgtatggaTCCTTATTcacccttgaacgagtcgaggaaccttttatactcctccctcgggcggCAGCTGAGCATTCCTGGAACCGGCCACCGACCAGCATAGGGACCAGGGAAAGTGACTGAGgtgaagaccctgctggagctacTGGTTGGTGTtggtgatgccgagtggtcttctgcgTGGTGCGAAGATGATCTGGTGGTTGTCAACAGAGAAGACAATCACGCCTCCTTAGCCGGTGAAGACCTGAAGTCTCCACCGTTGAAGACCTTGATGGtcgcttggtcgatgatccggtcgagatcaccaccatccccaATCCTTCCTCGTGCAGAGCGCTACGCCGTCTGGCTTGAAgtataggtcttgatgtaatggtGAACGCACTGAATGAGGGGATGGCGATTATCTGCAGTGGGCActttttccctctctttcttaggCCTGCCACTCGAGCCCTCGTCGTTGGAGGAAACGATGATGATTTCAGGAGGGACCATGGTaagaggcctaggggagaggacttctgggattagttcatgaggtggagatggagtggaggccatggcttcaagctctacaagtcctagaaggcaatgggcaaaggaaacTAAGGGGGTGATGTGAAGGATAGACAGCtttgagtcccctctatttatagaggggggAACGAGTCGTACTGTATAAACGTAGTTGTCAAGATCCGAAATGATGGCATCGCCTCGGGCGTGTAGCGCATTTAGCGGAAGTCGAGACGTCATGATGGCATTATGGCTTatctcatctctgcaaagagggatgggtggTCATTACGATGCGTCAAATCAAGATTATTGGGTCATGTGGTCGAgtgtctgctccttcagctcttgaagagatAGGACAGTAGCATCCTGTTGGGCAATGGCAGCATCCCTTTCAGTCATCATGGCATCCTGTTGACCTGGTTCCTAAGTCTCTCTCGATACTTGACATCGTCGTCAATCTTGTTCATTGCGTCAGcaagaagtttttctttgttGCTACAAgaggactcaaggcctaaaAAACTAAACTGGAAAGTAACTTTTGTTAGTCACCTAATAATCGAATCACACGCTTGTGATCAGGGATAGACTTACGTTCAATTTCctccctcttggcttcgagcttcttgtggtggttggcctcagCGGCAGCTGCCTGGGCACCTGTGACATGGAGAAGAACCTTTATCGCTGCCCATGGGTCATTGGTTGGAATTGATATTGAGGTTTCTTTTCCCTTGAGCTGCAGGTCTTCTTTGGGCATGCTCGAAGCAGGATCTTTAATCTGAGAAGTTGGATCCGAGGCCGAGTCAACTGGAGGAGTTAGCCCCGGATGACTGGTCGAGACACTAGTAGCCTTGGTTTGCGCCTCAGTCGATAGCctgcaatcaacagaataagggaagaggaaaaACGACTGCCAATCGACCAATCGAGATCAGAACCCAAGACAAACCTCCTTGAAATTGGAAAGTGTGAgatgatgcttgactttggccttttgtggtcaccttctttaTTCTTGGCTTGGCAAGCAGAGCCACTGTTGGAGTTACACTTGGATCAGGCAAAGCCAAGACATCAGTAACCTGCAAGGAACCAGACGATAAGAATTCGttatcgagtgaaagtatgaccagcTAAAGAGTGATAATTCGACtaaaattacctctctagtcgagtcatcaAGCATGATGGTCCCTTGAGTTGGCAATTTCAAGGATGCGccagacgtcccctaaaaaGCCACCCATGCAAATTCATCATCAGAAGAATGACCGAAAGAAAATtgataactcgagaagagttaccttttcggcCGAGTCATCGAGAGTggcggttgctcgaggaggcaATTGGGTAGATACGCTCGCCGTTCCCTAACAAAAAGCTATTCATCACAACCGAATGCATTCAAGTATCCACTtaggaaaaaagaagataatAAAGACTTCTACTTCAATACCCAAGGGCTCCTTCACTTGCACTTGAGAGGGCTCGGATCAGGCAGCAGTTGAGAAGACGGGGATaatctcttcgatcgaagagacccctcggcctcctcattgGCTGATCCCTTCCCTTTACCAGCAGCATCAGCGGAAGAAGTGTcgtcgagatcaaagacctcgctcAAAAGAATGTGTTCTTGGCGGAAGACTGGAGCCTACGGTCATACAAACAAGTTAGATCAAATGGACGATAACTGGTCCTacttttccattaagaaaatccttacattTGGTCGAGAATTCTCAAGGGAGTAAGGTAGAATGTCACACTCTGGTGCGCCAAAAGAGAAAAGCTTGTTCAACCGGGCAGTGACATCTTGAGCAGGTAAAGctgagaaagagaaaaaaggttTACTCGACACAGCTCTAAATTCATAGCAAAACGAAATGGGAAAAatgctaactaagccttacatccggctacatccctggaagcatcctcatccccattgTATTCCCAAACCAGGTGTGTTCGCGCCTTCAAAGGACTTAATCTCTTATTAATGAAGTCTCTGACCACATACCACCAGGTTAGGCCAAATTGCCTCAACATGCCAATCTTGTTGGTGAAATAGGTGGTGTGGTCGGACTCTCGGTTCTCTTGTGTCCAAGAAGGATTTTGGAAGGGAAAAAgacctctatacactaaaggaaaaccaatcGGGTCAGGATTGGAGatgtaaaaccaaagtttttttcAATCTTTCGACCAAGAAGtggttaggggaaccaagatatatGAGTTCTTCATTCCactcctcaattggaaaccacaccccCCTACACATTTATTCTCAGTAATCCTTTCAGTTTATAAAAgtactgaaaaagattcaaacttggctcgatACCAAAGAAAAGCCTCACAAAGATtaacaaaaacactcaacatggtaacggagttggggttcagatggtgaagttcaatttgatatCGATCAAGTACATTGAGGAGAAACTTGGAAGGAGGAATGTTAAAACCACAACGGAAGGACTCGAAAACTACAAACTCGTGCTCaatcttgcaggaagggaatctctcaccggATCCGTCCTCCATTCGACCAGGTTGTGCGGTGGCACCACTCCTTCCGCTTCAAGTTTCACCGGCCGAGATTCTTGCATTGCCGAGGGTGTCCAGGCCTTGATCATAAACCTCACCTCGTCGTACTGATTGGATGAGGTGCCAGTAACTGCTGCGTCCGACTGCTtctccgacgaggaggaagtCAGGATCTCTGAGGAAGagttgggatccatggatctaaaagTTCTTTCTGGCAGTAGTGCGTGTTGGGGCGGAGAAAGTTGAAAGGCTAGTGCAGGAAGACTGGTGGCAACAACGAAGAATGGCCACTACAAGTCCGGGTCATACGAGTAAATAGTCAAAAGTTTATCGTCTCTTTAACAACCTCGCCCGTTTTTACCACGCTTCGACCGGTGTGAAAAgcggtatgatgacgatgtgtgAATTTTTACACGCCCTTTTTcccgcattaaatgcgcctaCACCTGTCGTTTCAATTTtcgaaaggttttttaactctactcgaaGTCGGGtatcgatcagttgagttctttagtctttttcttcaagtatcgagtgcggttagccacaGGGCGCTCaacccgactgagcttccactcgatactcgaggaaggacccgtctatactcaattctttcgactataaACCTAATCCACTTTACTCGatcaagcttaaacttggtggTACTCGAGAGGGCGCTTATGGAAACCTTTAgtcctgagtagagttagggggctattgtcgaatatctaacaatggggtatatgcgcagaaggaatatatcatatatggacagggtatgtacaataCATATTAAGAAActttagatatcacggaaccgaatcaacggtacctgatacactcgGAATCGAGGAAGTATatatcaggaaggtttcgattggttacctaactcgatacgattagtactcaaaatagatttatctatttggacgtcaaggaagacaactctctATCATCCACGGCTGGATatgagtcggtacctcacccctatataaagcGAAAAGGCTAGAGGGAAGAGGAGGAACTCGagacaagcatcaagaccctggCAGAGAAGATATTCGGTGACTTTAGCTTTAGATTAGATTAGATCTaatatactctctgtaatagttttagtcatattgcttgtactcgacatcatcaatatacggcaacaatacccccacaggacgtaaggtattactccaattaGAGGCCTGAACATGTATACATTGATTCTCTCGTCGCGTGATTAATCTCTGCACTCGAAGATACGCAGTCAATTTATAGACATTGTCAGAAACTAATCTTCGATAATAACCTAGCTTGACCAGGTCACTACTCACTGATAATCATACTGTTCATGATCTCAGCATTAAAAAATCATGTAGTACTGAAGAAGAACAACGTAACTCACACCCAATATCCCATTGTTGGTACAACAGCACCTAGCACTCCagcgaaggaaaaaaaaaagatcggaCCAAACAAGTTCGGGCCTCATCCCCCGCCATGGCTTCAGATTCGAAAAAGGGAAGTCCCCAATGCCGACAAGGCCTCGCGATCGGAATCGGAAACCACACTTACTCCGGGTCAGCGTTTTACTTATCGTTTTTGAAACCGTAACTGCTCCCACGGTAATCGAAAATGTACGGTTATCGTGATAATCGCTcgaaatttgattgaaattcgtacgaaatttgattgaaattcgtacgaaatttgattgaaattcgtacaaaatttatttgctaaaatttgaaatttaaaaaaacaataCTAGATTCCTCATTCGGTAATTAGGCCGGTTATTGAgcaattttctcgatttatcgagcggtttttttgaatttttatattATCGGTAATCGCTCGGTTTTATTGTTAACCGCTCAATTTTCTTaatttatcaagcggttttctcgattttttttaagagaagtttcagaaaaacctaaaaattagcttaatcttgtaaaattaataactaattcatctgaccttcaaatcaagtgaaacaaattttgttagttttttttaacatgtagaaacatgataaaagtatttatactcataaaaagttgaaaattatctatgagaaaatatatttgttaaactaagttaaatacatagtttaccctttactaatctaaaaattatgaaactaattttgttagtcttcttacataatcatgccttttaaaaatacatgaattcATGAATTAGTTACATGCaaaattgtgtaaatatgttacgactagattaattcataagaCTCATCAcatctctaaaattagtgaaaccacttttattagtttatttatactataatttatatagaaaaaataatagtagatatgaacaagttaattacagtgttgtttcttaacatatttattttatacttatgaactttgtaaaaattatggagaaattaataaaactctaaatgaaaagaaatcaattttaaagatcctcttaagatacgtcaaaaaatatgtgttagcatgttaagcttttatttaacatgagttaataactgacccgcacgtttcaacttttttcatttttttcaaacttcctacctgtagaatatgatgcaaacgacattatttttgaaattatttttcacataaggtcttataattgtctctagtttgttttaggatttattttgattttttttttcaaatttttcaaattcaaattcagttACAGTTCGATTTCTAAAACCGGATCAGAGCGATAACCTCCAAACCAAGAACCACAACGTCGGCGGCCAAGATCCATGGGCTCCCGCCGGGATTCAGATTCCGGCCCACCGACGACGAGCTCGTCGAGTTCTACCTCCTCCCGCGTGCCTGCGGCCACCCCAACCCACTCCAGGGCGTCATCATCGAGGACGACGACGCGGGCTGCGCGGCGCCTCCCTGGAAGCTGCTCGCGCGCCACGGCCGTGGCGACGAGGACGAGTCGCGCTTCCTCGTGCGGACCAGTGGCACGAAGGCCGGCGCTCGCGAGGACCGCCGCTGCGGCAGAGGAGGGACGTGGACAGGGCAGAGGCGCCACGACAATATTCTCCGCGTcggtgccggcggcggcgagcggatCAAGTGGAGCAAAAACGCGCTCAACCTGCACCAGGGCGGCGGCAGGAGCGTCAGCACGGGGTGGGTCATGCACGAGTACACCGTCACCTGGCCACCCTGCCCGTGCCCGGTCAAGATCTGCCACGTCGCATTCACGGGCTACGGCCGGAAGCGCCAGCGCGTGCCGGACAACTGGGAAGACGACGACGCCGAGGGTGAACTGGCACCACCACAAGCCGCGCCGCATCAGCACGAGCTCGTGGCCACGGCCGCTGCAGCACCTCTGAGATCACAACGATGCCGATGACGTTGGATCAAGAACTCGCCGCGTCGCGCTCGCATAATCAAGAACATTTCTTGAACCAGTCACAAGCTTATAATCAAGAACAGTTCGTGAACTACGACGAATCATCCGTTCTGGCTTATTGCGCGCTACTGGCATCAGACGCCGGATCGAGCCAAGAACCTCCTACAGTGCAA
This genomic interval carries:
- the LOC133923128 gene encoding NAC domain-containing protein 18-like translates to MASDSKKGSPQCRQGLAIGIGNHTYSGAITSKPRTTTSAAKIHGLPPGFRFRPTDDELVEFYLLPRACGHPNPLQGVIIEDDDAGCAAPPWKLLARHGRGDEDESRFLVRTSGTKAGAREDRRCGRGGTWTGQRRHDNILRVGAGGGERIKWSKNALNLHQGGGRSVSTGWVMHEYTVTWPPCPCPVKICHVAFTGYGRKRQRVPDNWEDDDAEGELAPPQAAPHQHELVATAAAAPLRSQRCR